CTATTAAATATGTAATATAAAGAAAAATCTAAGCTGTGGTCCCCTGGACCATAGCTTTTTTGCTAGAAAATGTATATAATAATAGAAAAGAGTCTTATGAAAGAAGGATTTTATGAAGATATTAGAATTACTTGCAAACGGCAATGAAACAATAGAACTACTTACAGTTGTGGACTATCTTAGAAGGGCAGGAATTGAAATCGACATGGTTTCAACCACTGGCTCAAAAAATCTAAAGACTAGCCATGGAGTTAACTACCAAGCTGACTTTCTCCTTGAAGAAATAAATCCAGCTGACTATGACGGAGTCTACATACCAGGCGGTACTGCTGGTGCGGAAAGTCTTAGAGATAATGAAAAAGTTATTGAAATTGTAAAAGATTTTGATAAGGCAAATAAACTTATAGCAGCTATTTGTGCAGGCCCAATTGTCCTTGATAGGGCAGGAGTTTTGGCAAATAAAAAAGCGACTTCCTTCCCAACTATAAAAGCAGAACTTAAAAACATTGGCCAGTACATTGACGATGAAATAGTTGTGACAGATGGGAACATCACCACAGGCAGGGGAGCTGCTGTGACAAACTATCTAGCCCTTAGACTTGTGGAAATTATCAAGGGTGAGGAAGCAAAGGAAGAGATAAAATACGGCACCCAACACTCAGCTGTTGAAAAATACTTTGATATAAGGTTTTAATCTATGAAAAATGTCAGAAAAATATTTATCCTAGGTGGGGCAAATCTTTTTGGGAAAACCACAATTAGCCATGCCCTGGGCCTTGGCTATGCTGTTAAGGCAGTAGATCTCATAAAGCCAAGAGAATTTGAAAATACAAAGAATCTTGAATTTATATTAGCAGATTTTTTTGCCCTTTCTGATGGTGAGGCCATTAGCCTGATGGAAGATTGCGATAGCTTTATCTATGCAGGTGGGGTTTCTGATTTGACTGTGCCAAGAAAACCTGCTGGCAAATTTTTCTATGAAAAAAATGTTCTCCCAACTGGCAGAGTTGCAAGACTTGCAAAAAAAGCTGGAATCAAAAATTTCCTTCTTTTGGGAGATTATAGGACAGAGATAGGTGAAAAAAATGAAATTTTAAGAAAAAACGCCTACCACAAGGAGCCTTATATCCAAACCAGGCTCATGCAAGAAATGATCGCAAATTTTGAGGGCGAACCTTTTATGAATGTATCTGTCCTAAGGCCAGGCCTTGTAATAGGAAAGACTGATAAATCAATACTCGGAGCCTTAATTAACCTTGCTAGCGTTAATGATAAAATACCGGTCACAGCTGGAGTAATTCCTTTAATATCAGCTGAGTCCCTAGCTAAGGCAGCGATTTACGCCCTTGAGCTAGAAGGTGATAAGAAGACCTACGCAGTTTCAACTTCAAAGATTTCCTACAGAGATTTGTTTAAACTAATTATTGAAGTTATGGGAGAAACTGACGAGAAGACCTTGGTTGATAAGACTTTTGAAGACCTCCTTCCAGCCTACGAAAGAGATGCTAAGCTCACTGAAAAAAGAGGTCTTGAGCATGGCATTAGCCAGGTAAACATGCTAAGGGCAATGACCATGGATTTAAGTTTCAAATCAGACTTTGACCTAGGAAAAGAAGATTTAAATGATAATCTTAAGGAAATGATTAAATTTTACTTAAATGAAGATCAAGAATTAACCGAAGATGAAAAATATAATGAAGCAGAAAATATTATAGAAAATCCTGCAAAATAAAGAAGACTGAAATTTGAAATTTCAGTCTTTTCTTTAGGAAAAATGGTTTATAAAAAATGTTATTACTATTGGATTTGTAAAATTAACTGCGATGGCGAGAACTATTGGGAAGATAAACATCGCCAGGTCTGCTGGGCCTTTTTCCTCGATAATAGCCTCCATATTTGCCATGGCATTTGGAGTTTGACCAAGGCCAACCCCGCAGTGGCCTGCCACCATAACAGCAGCATCGTAGTCACGACCTAAGATATTAAAGGTCACAAGGCTGGTATAAAGAGCTATAAAAATTGCCTGGGCAATTAAAATGATAAGCATAGGTCCAGCAAGACCTAAAATTGCCGAAATATTTAAATTAATAAGGGCTAGGGATAAAAATAGGCTTAGGGAAATATTTCCCACTAGGTCGATATTATCCATATCGAGTGGTTTTTTGAGGGAATCGTAGATATTTCTCACAATGAGGCCTCCAAATTGGCAGCCCACATAGTAAGGGAAATTTACGCCGGTTTTAGCCAGGATTTTGTTGATAAAAGTACCGAGAAAGGCAGCTAGACCGATAATTATAATGGCCTTAGTCAGGGTTTTCTGGTTGGTTAAACTTTTTATATCAAAATTATTTTCCTTTGAAAGGGATCCCTTAGTTACAAGTTTATTTTTG
This genomic window from Anaerococcus murdochii contains:
- a CDS encoding NAD-dependent epimerase/dehydratase family protein translates to MKNVRKIFILGGANLFGKTTISHALGLGYAVKAVDLIKPREFENTKNLEFILADFFALSDGEAISLMEDCDSFIYAGGVSDLTVPRKPAGKFFYEKNVLPTGRVARLAKKAGIKNFLLLGDYRTEIGEKNEILRKNAYHKEPYIQTRLMQEMIANFEGEPFMNVSVLRPGLVIGKTDKSILGALINLASVNDKIPVTAGVIPLISAESLAKAAIYALELEGDKKTYAVSTSKISYRDLFKLIIEVMGETDEKTLVDKTFEDLLPAYERDAKLTEKRGLEHGISQVNMLRAMTMDLSFKSDFDLGKEDLNDNLKEMIKFYLNEDQELTEDEKYNEAENIIENPAK
- a CDS encoding DJ-1 family glyoxalase III, with translation MKILELLANGNETIELLTVVDYLRRAGIEIDMVSTTGSKNLKTSHGVNYQADFLLEEINPADYDGVYIPGGTAGAESLRDNEKVIEIVKDFDKANKLIAAICAGPIVLDRAGVLANKKATSFPTIKAELKNIGQYIDDEIVVTDGNITTGRGAAVTNYLALRLVEIIKGEEAKEEIKYGTQHSAVEKYFDIRF
- the gltS gene encoding sodium/glutamate symporter; amino-acid sequence: MTIELDILQSLGLAIFALILGNFLKDRFSFLRTFFIPSPVIGGLIISILVLILEKSGIAKLEFDKILQDFFMNIFFTAIGLSASFAMLKKSGSLGIKLAIAIIILLPLQNIIGVSLAKVLGINPLHGIAMGSTSMTGGIGSAISFGKIMEEMGAESNITIGVAAATFGLLAGSLVGGPTARRLISKNKLVTKGSLSKENNFDIKSLTNQKTLTKAIIIIGLAAFLGTFINKILAKTGVNFPYYVGCQFGGLIVRNIYDSLKKPLDMDNIDLVGNISLSLFLSLALINLNISAILGLAGPMLIILIAQAIFIALYTSLVTFNILGRDYDAAVMVAGHCGVGLGQTPNAMANMEAIIEEKGPADLAMFIFPIVLAIAVNFTNPIVITFFINHFS